A stretch of the Hydra vulgaris chromosome 09, alternate assembly HydraT2T_AEP genome encodes the following:
- the LOC136085201 gene encoding histone-lysine N-methyltransferase SETMAR-like, which yields MATQPTIIRSCLLYEFKLGRNATQAAKNICTAFGEGTVSERPAQKWFQRFSSGDESIEDLPRSGRPLLVDEDELKDAVESDSSQTCQELAVRFAVSVETIHLHLHAIGKAWKLSRWVPHKLSIDNKKQRLTICTSLLSRHNVEPFLDRLLTCDEKWIVYNNTKRCYHWLSPDDLIPKTPKPNLHERKVLLCIWWTTADVVHYELLPTGQTITGLVYSAQLQRVHDLLLVKQPALVHRRGVLLLHDNARPHTARVTQDKLQSLGWDSLLDPPYSPDLSPTDFYIFLSLGNHLKGQQFRDQDAFEMELKAFIDSKDREFFRSGINKLVLRWEKVLDANGDYFDE from the coding sequence ATGGCAACCCAACCAACGATTATTCGATCTTGCTTACTTTACGAGTTCAAACTTGGAAGGAATGCAACACAAGCGGCCAAAAACATCTGCACAGCATTTGGAGAAGGTACAGTAAGTGAACGCCCAGCACAGAAGTGGTTTCAGCGATTCTCTTCGGGAGATGAGTCCATCGAAGACCTGCCGCGTTCTGGACGCCCATTGTTGGTTGATGAGGATGAACTGAAGGACGCTGTCGAGTCTGACTCCAGCCAAACTTGCCAAGAACTTGCAGTGAGGTTTGCTGTGAGTGTTGAAACCATCCACCTGCATCTGCATGCGATTGGGAAAGCGTGGAAGCTGAGTCGGTGGGTTCCGCACAAATTGTCGATCGACAACAAGAAGCAACGGCTTACGATCTGCACATCACTCTTATCACGCCACAATGTTGAGCCTTTTCTTGATCGTTTATTGACATGCGACGAAAAATGGATTGTGTACAACAATACCAAGCGTTGCTACCATTGGTTGTCCCCCGATGACCTTATCCCAAAGACACCCAAGCCCAATCTCCACGAGCGGAAGGTTTTGCTCTGCATTTGGTGGACTACAGCTGATGTGGTGCATTACGAGCTGCTCCCAACAGGCCAAACCATTACTGGACTGGTCTACTCAGCACAGCTGCAACGAGTTCACGACCTGTTGCTTGTAAAGCAGCCTGCACTGGTGCACAGGAGAGGAGTTCTGCTTCTCCACGACAACGCGAGACCGCACACCGCTCGCGTGACTCAGGACAAGCTCCAAAGCCTTGGTTGGGATAGTTTGCTTGATCCACCATACTCGCCAGACCTCTCCCCTACTGATTTCTATATTTTCCTTTCCCTGGGAAATCATTTAAAAGGACAGCAGTTCCGAGACCAGGACGCGTTTGAAATGGAGTTGAAAGCTTTTATAGACTCAAAGGACCGAGAATTTTTTAGAAGTGGAATAAATAAGCTTGTTTTACGTTGGGAAAAGGTTTTAGATGCTAATGGTGACTATTTTGATGAATAA